A window of the SAR324 cluster bacterium genome harbors these coding sequences:
- a CDS encoding saccharopine dehydrogenase family protein: protein MSSVLIVGTGGVGSVVAHKCHQIPSVFSKITLANRTLSKAEAIKQAIGNPKIDTYQVDADNTAELIQLINKVKPELVINTALPYQDLSIMEACLATNVHYLDTANYEHPDEAKFCYAPQWALHERFEQKGLMALLGCGFDPGVTNVYCAYAKKHHFDVMHTIDILDANGGDHGQAFATNFNPEINIREITQEGKYYENREWKTTPPLSVHETFDFPGIGPKEKYLLYHEELESLVKHFPEIKRLRFWMTFSEKYLTHLRVLQAVGMTAIKPVNYEGHQIIPIQFLKAVLPEPSSLGPLTKGKTCIGCIIEGEKHGKPVKYYVYNICDHQECYQEVGSQAISYTTGVPAMIGAKMMLEKKWTGKGVFNVEQFNPDPFMEDLNRYGLPWTETWL from the coding sequence ATGAGTTCAGTATTGATCGTAGGAACCGGCGGAGTTGGAAGCGTTGTGGCTCACAAATGCCACCAGATCCCCTCTGTTTTTTCTAAAATAACGCTGGCCAACCGGACTTTGTCCAAAGCCGAGGCCATAAAACAAGCGATTGGGAACCCCAAAATTGATACGTATCAGGTCGATGCGGACAACACAGCCGAATTGATCCAGTTGATCAACAAGGTCAAACCTGAACTGGTGATCAATACCGCGTTGCCGTATCAGGATCTATCCATCATGGAAGCTTGTCTGGCAACCAATGTACATTATCTGGACACGGCGAATTATGAACATCCGGATGAAGCAAAATTCTGTTACGCACCCCAATGGGCCTTGCATGAACGCTTTGAACAGAAAGGCTTGATGGCCTTGCTTGGTTGCGGGTTTGATCCGGGTGTGACCAATGTTTACTGTGCTTACGCCAAAAAACACCATTTTGATGTCATGCACACCATTGATATTCTGGATGCCAATGGCGGCGACCATGGTCAGGCGTTTGCCACCAACTTCAATCCGGAGATCAATATCCGTGAAATCACTCAGGAAGGTAAATATTATGAAAACCGGGAATGGAAAACCACCCCGCCCCTTTCTGTGCATGAAACATTCGATTTTCCTGGCATCGGCCCCAAAGAAAAATATCTTCTGTATCATGAGGAACTGGAATCTCTGGTCAAACATTTTCCAGAAATCAAACGCCTCCGGTTCTGGATGACTTTCTCGGAAAAATACCTGACACATCTCCGTGTATTGCAAGCGGTTGGCATGACCGCCATCAAACCAGTGAATTACGAGGGACATCAGATCATTCCGATTCAATTTTTAAAAGCGGTATTGCCCGAACCTTCCTCTCTTGGACCACTGACTAAGGGGAAAACCTGTATCGGTTGTATCATAGAAGGCGAGAAACATGGCAAACCCGTTAAATATTATGTGTACAACATCTGTGATCATCAGGAATGCTATCAGGAAGTTGGTTCCCAGGCAATCTCCTACACCACCGGTGTTCCGGCCATGATTGGCGCCAAAATGATGCTGGAAAAGAAATGGACCGGTAAAGGTGTGTTCAATGTGGAACAGTTCAATCCGGATCCCTTTATGGAAGACCTGAATCGCTACGGATTGCCCTGGACTGAAACATGGCTTTGA
- the ruvB gene encoding Holliday junction branch migration DNA helicase RuvB codes for MPAEHDRVVNPLPEEEEQVEPSLRPKLLNEYIGQQDIKENLGIYIQAAKKRKQPLDHVLLSGPPGLGKTTLANILASEMGTLFRSTSGPVMERQGDLAAILTNMEAGSILFIDEIHRMNRVVEEVLYSAMEDFTLDIIIGEGPSARTIKLDLARFTLVGATTRSGLLSSPLRDRFGIQFRLNFYKPEELQTIIIRAASILGIEITDDAALKLAKRARGTPRIANRLLRRCRDFAEIKTAGVISDALLEYSLEQMGVDELGLDDMDRQILKIIVEKFDGGPVGLNTLSAAVSEEKDTLEDVYEPYLLLLGLIQRTPRGRVATRRTYEHLGIPVDNAQLQYNLF; via the coding sequence ATGCCTGCTGAACATGATAGAGTTGTGAATCCGTTGCCTGAAGAGGAAGAGCAGGTCGAGCCTTCCCTCAGACCCAAACTTCTGAATGAATACATCGGACAACAGGATATCAAGGAAAACCTCGGCATCTATATTCAGGCAGCAAAAAAAAGAAAACAACCGCTGGATCATGTTCTGTTGAGTGGCCCTCCCGGTCTTGGAAAAACCACGTTGGCCAATATTCTGGCCTCAGAAATGGGAACCTTGTTCCGTTCCACATCAGGACCAGTGATGGAGCGGCAAGGGGATCTGGCGGCAATTCTCACCAACATGGAAGCCGGCAGTATCCTGTTTATTGATGAAATCCATCGGATGAACCGCGTTGTGGAAGAAGTGCTTTATTCCGCAATGGAAGATTTCACACTGGATATCATCATTGGCGAAGGTCCTTCCGCCAGAACCATCAAACTGGATCTGGCACGCTTCACTCTGGTAGGCGCGACCACACGCTCCGGTTTGTTGTCCAGTCCCCTGAGAGATCGTTTCGGTATCCAGTTCCGGCTTAATTTTTATAAACCGGAAGAATTACAGACCATCATCATCCGTGCGGCATCAATTCTGGGAATTGAAATCACCGATGACGCGGCCTTGAAACTGGCGAAACGTGCCCGGGGAACCCCCCGTATTGCCAATCGTCTCCTCCGACGTTGCCGGGATTTTGCGGAAATTAAAACGGCCGGAGTGATTTCAGACGCGCTACTGGAATATAGTCTGGAGCAAATGGGTGTCGATGAACTGGGACTGGATGATATGGACCGGCAGATTTTGAAAATCATTGTTGAAAAATTTGATGGTGGACCCGTTGGTTTGAATACACTGTCTGCGGCCGTGTCTGAAGAAAAAGACACCCTTGAAGATGTGTATGAACCCTATCTGCTGTTGCTGGGCCTCATACAGCGTACTCCCCGAGGACGCGTCGCAACCCGCAGGACCTATGAACATCTGGGAATTCCTGTGGATAACGCACAGCTTCAATATAATTTATTTTGA
- a CDS encoding CDP-alcohol phosphatidyltransferase family protein, producing the protein MPNKEFLSQNMAALLVYGRPPLVFAGMICAIAVMLTHNPIIYTSGVICLVIAMSFDLVDGWFSARYRPHAKLTHLADRIMDKVMYSMIFPLVATGMMWRFHFYDADNRQALLHTVFVLILCVTVLIRDNFAHFMRNFALRKGHEEEIREIRLLRTMIASPVSAILYSYAFYIPEGPSSTIYNWLTWLGNDLPMRGLFFLEITFLIINFASMAGYCRKYGTYCLDELCLGDNVLRRRILSVFPNFLTVMNAIMGVLAIFFAYQGRIREAYMILLGGALFDKLDGALARKLGLTTPSPQQINKHKKKNVTLGSILDDISDGVSFCIAPGVIFYVIMSRLPYESIQNLPYAWIGLLYSLMGISRLIYFTIDPTPIPGFFKGLPTPAAALFITAPLIVLQQLSMDHAFWAEQFALACLVITGGTAILMNAYPVRYIHFGRLMSRRPGVSKFTVMLVLGFVFTPYFGHAAFFYLLLYVLSPLITWRVSPDVASQESRIKTTPSR; encoded by the coding sequence ATGCCCAATAAGGAGTTTCTTTCACAAAACATGGCGGCTTTGCTGGTGTATGGGCGCCCCCCCCTTGTTTTTGCAGGAATGATTTGCGCCATTGCGGTGATGCTGACGCACAATCCAATTATTTATACGTCAGGAGTGATCTGCCTGGTCATTGCCATGAGTTTTGACCTGGTGGATGGCTGGTTTTCTGCCAGGTATCGTCCCCATGCGAAATTGACCCACCTGGCAGACCGGATCATGGACAAGGTGATGTACTCCATGATTTTTCCTCTGGTTGCCACCGGGATGATGTGGCGCTTTCATTTTTATGATGCTGATAACCGTCAGGCTTTATTGCACACTGTGTTTGTGCTCATTCTGTGTGTCACGGTGCTGATTCGTGACAATTTCGCGCACTTCATGCGCAATTTCGCACTGAGGAAAGGGCATGAAGAAGAGATCCGCGAAATCCGGTTGTTGCGTACCATGATCGCTTCGCCTGTAAGCGCGATCCTGTATTCCTATGCGTTTTACATTCCGGAAGGCCCAAGTTCCACCATCTACAATTGGCTGACATGGTTGGGAAATGATCTGCCAATGCGGGGGTTGTTCTTTCTTGAAATCACTTTTCTGATCATCAATTTTGCGTCCATGGCCGGCTATTGCCGGAAATATGGAACCTATTGCCTGGATGAACTGTGTCTCGGGGATAATGTACTCAGGCGCAGAATTCTTTCGGTTTTCCCTAATTTTCTGACCGTGATGAATGCCATCATGGGCGTTCTGGCAATTTTCTTTGCCTATCAGGGGCGGATCCGGGAAGCGTATATGATTCTTCTCGGAGGGGCGTTGTTTGACAAACTGGATGGTGCCTTGGCCCGAAAACTGGGACTTACCACCCCGTCTCCCCAGCAGATCAATAAACACAAAAAGAAAAACGTCACCCTTGGCAGTATTCTGGATGATATTTCCGATGGCGTCAGTTTCTGTATTGCTCCGGGAGTGATTTTTTATGTGATCATGTCCAGACTTCCCTATGAATCCATCCAGAATCTGCCTTATGCCTGGATTGGCTTGCTGTATTCCCTGATGGGTATCTCACGGTTGATTTATTTCACAATAGATCCCACGCCGATTCCGGGATTTTTCAAGGGATTGCCCACTCCGGCCGCGGCTCTGTTCATCACGGCACCCTTGATTGTGCTCCAGCAACTCTCTATGGATCATGCGTTCTGGGCCGAACAATTCGCGCTGGCCTGTCTGGTTATTACAGGGGGGACAGCGATTCTGATGAATGCCTATCCTGTCAGATATATTCATTTTGGACGACTTATGAGCAGAAGACCCGGAGTCAGCAAATTCACGGTTATGCTGGTACTGGGATTTGTATTCACACCATATTTTGGACATGCGGCTTTTTTTTATTTGCTGTTGTATGTGCTTTCACCTTTGATTACATGGAGAGTCAGCCCCGATGTGGCTTCTCAGGAATCCAGGATCAAAACCACCCCATCCCGGTAA
- the nspC gene encoding carboxynorspermidine decarboxylase, giving the protein MTIDIQQIPTPCYVCDEALLRKNLEILKQVQDQTECNILLALKGFSMFSTFPIVREYLRGVATSSLNEARLGFEEFGGMVHMYTPAYKESEFSEIMNYADHLVFNSFEQWKRFRPLVQRSGKKIECGIRINPEHSEVTTEIYDPCQKFSRMGVTQSQFDEQSMGGLTGIHFHNLCEKNSDSLERTWTVVEKKFGHLFSRLEWINLGGGHHITRSDYDLERLCRIIRNIRKKYGLTVFLEPGEAIALNAGILVASVMDTMHNGMDIALLDASATTHMPDVLEMPYRPTIVGAGVPDQYPYLYRLGGTTCLSGDIIGDYSFPQPLKPGDKLVFEDMLHYTMVKNTTFNGVELPSIAIWTKEGKLEVVRKFGYEDYRNRLS; this is encoded by the coding sequence ATGACAATTGATATTCAACAAATTCCAACGCCCTGTTATGTTTGTGATGAAGCCCTGCTCCGGAAAAATCTGGAAATTCTGAAACAGGTTCAGGATCAGACAGAATGCAATATTCTGCTCGCACTCAAGGGTTTTTCCATGTTCAGTACCTTTCCCATTGTGCGGGAATACCTCAGGGGAGTCGCGACGAGTTCTCTGAATGAAGCCCGTCTGGGGTTTGAGGAATTCGGGGGCATGGTCCACATGTACACACCCGCCTATAAAGAATCAGAGTTTTCTGAGATCATGAACTATGCGGACCATCTGGTGTTTAATTCGTTTGAGCAGTGGAAACGCTTTCGACCGCTGGTTCAACGTTCCGGGAAAAAAATTGAATGCGGGATCAGAATCAATCCTGAACATTCCGAAGTGACCACCGAAATTTATGATCCGTGTCAAAAATTTTCCAGGATGGGTGTGACACAATCCCAGTTTGATGAACAGTCAATGGGGGGATTGACCGGCATTCATTTTCATAATCTTTGTGAAAAAAATTCTGATTCTCTCGAGCGAACCTGGACTGTGGTTGAAAAAAAATTCGGTCATCTGTTTTCGAGACTGGAATGGATCAATCTCGGTGGTGGTCATCATATCACACGCTCAGATTATGACCTTGAACGACTCTGCCGTATCATCCGGAATATTCGAAAAAAATATGGTCTGACCGTGTTTCTTGAACCAGGGGAGGCGATTGCGCTCAATGCCGGGATTCTGGTCGCATCGGTCATGGACACGATGCATAATGGCATGGATATCGCTCTGCTGGATGCGTCAGCCACAACTCACATGCCGGACGTGCTGGAAATGCCTTATCGTCCCACGATTGTAGGTGCCGGAGTTCCCGATCAATATCCCTATCTGTATCGTCTGGGGGGCACAACCTGCCTTTCCGGTGATATCATCGGTGACTATTCCTTTCCTCAGCCCTTGAAACCCGGTGACAAACTGGTGTTTGAGGATATGTTGCATTACACCATGGTTAAAAATACCACATTCAATGGCGTGGAACTGCCTTCCATCGCGATCTGGACAAAAGAGGGAAAACTGGAAGTGGTCAGAAAATTTGGCTATGAGGATTATCGCAACAGGTTGTCCTGA
- a CDS encoding DUF1640 domain-containing protein — protein MLVFDTLAFAERLQKVNFTKEQAKVLTEEFRELLDENLASKRDLKETETGLRHDLKEMEISLKRDMKEMEISLKRDMKEMDVSLKRDMKEMDVSLKRDLATVETSLKQDMKELEINTRRDLTEVQTGLKRDMKELEINLKHDIAETKADMIKWMFGVAGIQLTLIVTLLKWVLEKG, from the coding sequence ATGCTTGTATTTGACACCTTAGCGTTTGCTGAACGACTGCAAAAAGTGAATTTCACCAAGGAACAAGCCAAAGTTCTGACAGAAGAATTCAGGGAACTTCTGGATGAAAATCTCGCTTCAAAACGAGATCTGAAAGAGACAGAAACCGGGTTGCGACACGATTTGAAAGAAATGGAAATCTCGTTGAAACGTGACATGAAAGAAATGGAAATCTCGTTGAAACGTGACATGAAAGAAATGGACGTGTCGTTGAAACGTGACATGAAAGAAATGGACGTGTCGTTGAAACGTGATTTGGCAACAGTTGAAACTAGTCTGAAACAAGACATGAAAGAATTAGAAATCAACACGAGACGTGATTTAACAGAAGTGCAAACTGGTCTAAAACGAGACATGAAAGAACTCGAAATCAATTTAAAACACGATATTGCGGAAACCAAAGCAGACATGATCAAATGGATGTTTGGCGTTGCAGGCATCCAGCTTACTTTAATTGTAACCCTGCTGAAATGGGTGCTCGAAAAAGGGTAA
- a CDS encoding integrase has product MSTMISEVYEAFKEAGASDEKSRKAAEAIANYENRFAKIEADLLVIKWMLGLILAGVVSLVAKSFFS; this is encoded by the coding sequence ATGAGTACAATGATTTCTGAAGTTTATGAAGCGTTCAAGGAAGCTGGAGCTTCCGATGAAAAATCAAGAAAAGCCGCAGAAGCCATTGCTAACTACGAAAACCGTTTTGCTAAAATCGAGGCCGATTTATTAGTCATAAAATGGATGTTAGGACTTATTCTGGCTGGTGTTGTTTCATTAGTCGCAAAATCTTTTTTTTCTTAA
- a CDS encoding amidophosphoribosyltransferase, whose amino-acid sequence MTTLHEECGIAAVYQLDQATAPPVNVTAYIPGMLLDLQNRGQLSAGVTSYNPKRERLLQTHKDLGNVGQAFKMYHSSKAQRLVETFSGTAAIGHVRYATSGLEDYNFAQPFERVHGKKWKWFSIAFNGNLANFETLKAQLIEKGYHITYNTDTEVMMHYINKELIGEEPRGYLEIFSALAKAFDGAFNIAFINGMGDMVVMRDPRGIKPLCYGIKGNLLFAASESVALTRLGIMDYTDLEPGTMLIATKEGYRIERFHEEVQHARCYFEWVYFSNLASNLDGRSVYKARRALGEQLADIEDIPPGDDVLIVPVPETSTVAAVACGFKLGIPVMEGLVRNRYVGRTFIEGETRQSLILKKFTPIPEILENKRILLVDDSLVRAVTLKTIIQDLYNRGRVAEVHVRIACPPILAPCFYGIDIPTVKELFATSYWKPGEPLELSPEVLLEMARKMGANSLKFLTIPRLAESIGFTDKDLCLACVNGEYPTPWGRYNYQKQLQDYKAGK is encoded by the coding sequence GTGACGACCTTACATGAAGAATGCGGAATTGCCGCAGTTTATCAACTGGATCAGGCCACGGCTCCCCCCGTCAATGTAACCGCCTATATTCCGGGAATGCTGCTTGATTTACAGAATCGGGGTCAGCTCAGCGCGGGGGTTACCAGTTATAATCCGAAGCGGGAAAGGCTCCTGCAAACCCATAAAGATCTGGGGAATGTCGGCCAGGCATTTAAAATGTACCATTCCTCCAAAGCCCAGCGACTGGTTGAAACCTTTTCCGGCACCGCTGCGATTGGTCATGTGCGTTATGCGACCAGTGGTTTGGAAGATTACAATTTTGCCCAACCCTTTGAGCGTGTTCATGGAAAAAAATGGAAATGGTTTTCCATTGCGTTCAACGGAAATCTGGCAAATTTTGAAACCTTGAAAGCACAGTTGATTGAGAAAGGCTATCACATCACTTACAACACCGATACCGAAGTGATGATGCATTACATCAACAAGGAATTGATCGGTGAGGAACCTAGAGGTTATCTTGAAATTTTTTCAGCGCTTGCAAAGGCTTTTGATGGAGCTTTCAATATTGCCTTTATCAATGGTATGGGCGACATGGTTGTCATGCGGGATCCGCGAGGAATCAAACCGTTGTGCTATGGCATCAAGGGAAACCTGTTGTTTGCGGCTTCAGAAAGTGTGGCACTGACCAGGTTGGGAATCATGGATTATACGGATCTCGAACCCGGAACCATGCTGATTGCCACCAAAGAGGGGTATCGGATCGAACGTTTCCATGAAGAAGTTCAGCATGCACGTTGCTATTTTGAATGGGTTTATTTTTCAAATCTGGCCTCAAACCTGGATGGTCGATCGGTTTACAAGGCCCGTCGTGCACTGGGGGAACAACTTGCTGACATAGAAGATATTCCTCCCGGTGACGATGTGCTGATTGTGCCTGTTCCTGAAACTTCAACGGTTGCGGCAGTCGCCTGTGGATTTAAACTGGGAATTCCTGTGATGGAAGGCTTGGTGCGTAATCGTTATGTCGGGCGAACGTTTATTGAAGGGGAAACCCGGCAAAGCCTGATTCTGAAAAAATTCACACCTATTCCGGAAATTCTGGAAAACAAACGCATCCTGCTGGTGGATGATTCCCTGGTCAGGGCTGTGACCCTCAAAACCATTATTCAGGATCTTTACAATCGGGGCCGCGTCGCAGAAGTTCATGTCCGCATTGCCTGTCCGCCAATATTGGCTCCCTGTTTTTATGGAATTGATATTCCAACCGTCAAGGAACTGTTTGCGACAAGTTACTGGAAACCCGGAGAACCACTGGAACTGTCGCCTGAAGTCCTTCTGGAAATGGCCCGAAAGATGGGCGCGAACAGCCTCAAATTTCTGACAATTCCCCGCTTGGCGGAATCCATAGGTTTCACCGACAAAGACCTGTGTCTGGCATGCGTCAATGGAGAGTATCCTACCCCTTGGGGGCGCTACAATTATCAAAAACAACTTCAGGATTATAAAGCAGGCAAATGA
- the arsS gene encoding arsenosugar biosynthesis radical SAM protein ArsS (Some members of this family are selenoproteins.), translated as MNMPSFQSVSASQTYDFRHVVSNCQQLLQRDQLHTIQVNVGRVCNQACHHCHVDASPKRTESMALKTVTRILELLAVSPEIRTVDITGGAPELNPHFSTLVREARKLGRHVMDRCNLTILLEAGQEDLGTFLKEHQVEIIASMPCYLEKNVDKQRGTGVFRKSLEGIRKLNELGYGQPDSGLSLNLVYNPGGPSLPPVQHTLEQQYKDILKENYGIVFNQLFTMTNLPINRFAQDLKRHQQWDDYMALLLSAFNPGTVSGLMCRSLLSISWEGNFYDCDFNQMLEIPVSGKVRSVWDLQSFDDYRQPEIATASHCFGCTAGAGSSCGGTLV; from the coding sequence ATGAATATGCCGTCTTTCCAGTCCGTATCCGCTTCACAAACCTATGATTTCAGGCATGTCGTTTCTAACTGTCAGCAATTGTTACAACGGGATCAGCTTCACACTATTCAGGTGAATGTGGGTCGTGTTTGCAATCAGGCATGCCATCACTGTCATGTGGATGCCAGTCCCAAACGCACAGAAAGCATGGCCCTCAAAACCGTAACCCGCATCCTGGAACTGCTGGCGGTTTCCCCGGAAATTCGCACGGTGGACATCACCGGCGGCGCACCGGAACTGAATCCGCATTTTAGCACGCTGGTTCGTGAAGCACGAAAACTGGGGCGCCATGTGATGGATCGTTGCAATCTGACGATTCTGCTCGAAGCAGGACAAGAAGATCTTGGTACTTTTTTAAAGGAACACCAGGTGGAAATCATTGCGTCCATGCCCTGTTATCTGGAAAAAAATGTGGATAAACAACGCGGCACAGGCGTTTTCCGGAAAAGCCTTGAAGGCATCAGAAAACTGAATGAACTGGGCTATGGACAACCGGATTCAGGATTGTCGCTCAATCTGGTTTATAATCCGGGCGGGCCGTCCTTGCCGCCAGTTCAGCATACACTGGAACAGCAATATAAAGATATTCTCAAAGAAAATTATGGCATCGTCTTCAATCAGTTATTCACCATGACGAACCTGCCGATCAACCGTTTCGCACAGGATCTTAAACGTCATCAGCAATGGGATGATTACATGGCACTGCTGTTGAGCGCGTTCAATCCAGGTACTGTATCCGGACTGATGTGCCGGAGTCTGCTTTCAATTTCATGGGAAGGAAATTTTTATGATTGTGATTTTAATCAGATGCTGGAAATTCCCGTGAGCGGAAAGGTTCGTTCTGTCTGGGATCTTCAGTCCTTTGATGATTATCGACAACCCGAAATTGCCACTGCTTCCCATTGCTTTGGCTGCACGGCCGGTGCTGGCAGCAGTTGCGGCGGAACACTGGTCTGA
- a CDS encoding aspartate carbamoyltransferase, protein MSYYEHEDRPLHIMMSQQFSREYLEDLFDSADMIKHITRKPNGSEFLGSLLKHKRAMLYFTQPSTRTFLSFLSACQIVGMSTGEVRDPNLSSEMKGESQEDGVRTFSSYFDLIIMRDPKPGFCEYISYLLGFTARNVPVFNGGSGKDQHPTQAMLDLYTMYRSFQNNGGISGKTYGFVGDLLRGRAVRSLIYLLSKYEDIELYFIAPKSFQIAPDLEQHLVDCNIKYHKSEDLDQCLPSLDCVYMTRIQDEYDLSGESKLFDYSKYHLTPANVSKMKTDAIIMHPLPRRMEIHPSVDADPRAMYWRQLRNGMYLRAALILHVFHMEKRLQEY, encoded by the coding sequence ATGTCCTATTACGAACATGAAGACCGTCCGCTCCACATCATGATGTCCCAACAGTTTTCAAGAGAATATCTTGAAGATCTGTTTGACTCTGCGGATATGATCAAACACATCACACGGAAACCCAATGGTTCTGAATTTCTGGGATCACTGCTCAAGCACAAACGGGCCATGCTGTATTTCACCCAACCCTCAACCCGAACGTTTTTATCCTTCCTGTCGGCGTGTCAGATTGTGGGTATGAGCACAGGTGAAGTGCGAGATCCAAATCTTTCTTCCGAGATGAAAGGTGAAAGTCAGGAAGATGGAGTGCGAACATTCAGCAGTTATTTTGACCTGATCATCATGCGCGATCCCAAACCCGGATTTTGCGAATATATTTCGTACCTGCTTGGTTTTACCGCACGAAATGTTCCTGTATTCAATGGCGGTAGCGGCAAGGATCAGCATCCCACACAAGCCATGCTGGATTTATATACCATGTACCGTTCTTTTCAGAACAATGGCGGAATTTCCGGAAAAACTTATGGCTTCGTCGGGGATTTGCTCCGTGGTCGCGCAGTGCGTTCGCTCATTTATCTGTTGTCCAAATATGAAGACATCGAGCTTTATTTTATCGCTCCCAAGTCTTTTCAAATTGCCCCTGACCTGGAACAGCATCTGGTGGACTGCAACATCAAGTATCACAAATCAGAAGATCTGGACCAATGTCTGCCTTCTCTGGATTGCGTGTATATGACTCGAATTCAGGATGAATATGATTTGTCAGGAGAATCCAAGCTGTTTGATTATTCAAAGTATCATTTGACTCCTGCGAATGTGAGTAAAATGAAAACGGATGCCATCATCATGCACCCGCTTCCCCGTCGCATGGAAATACATCCCTCTGTGGATGCCGATCCGCGAGCCATGTATTGGAGACAACTTCGTAATGGAATGTATCTCCGTGCGGCACTCATTCTACATGTCTTTCATATGGAAAAACGACTGCAGGAATATTGA